In the genome of Denticeps clupeoides chromosome 13, fDenClu1.1, whole genome shotgun sequence, one region contains:
- the tpst1 gene encoding protein-tyrosine sulfotransferase 1 isoform X1, translating into MIGKLKQNLLVACLVISSVTVFYLGRHAMECHHRFEERGHPVVLGSLHAPLRAGQNLSSPFVYSKDMPLIFIGGVPRSGTTLMRAMLDAHPEVRCGEETRVIPRILAMKQMWSRSGREKMRLDEAGVTDEVLDSAMQAFLLEIIVKHGEPAAYLCNKDPFALKSLSYLAKIFPQAKFVLMIRDGRASVHSMISRKVTIAGFDLNSYRDCLTKWNRAIETMYTQCLEVADKCLPVHYEQLVLHPEKWMRTLLKFLNIPWNEAVLHHEELIGKAGGVSLSKVERSTDQVIKPVNVEALSKWVGKIPADVLRDMSVIAPMLSRLGYDPHANPPNYGRPDPRVLDNTRRVFKGEFQLPDFLKEQSQLQRSPEKPSPS; encoded by the exons ATGATTGGGAAGCTCAAGCAGAACCTGCTGGTGGCCTGCCTGGTCATCAGCTCCGTCACAGTCTTCTACCTGGGCCGGCATGCCATGGAGTGTCACCACCGCTTCGAGGAGCGCGGCCACCCGGTGGTGCTCGGGAGCCTCCATGCCCCGCTACGCGCCGGCCAGAACCTTAGCAGCCCGTTTGTCTACAGCAAGGACATGCCCCTCATCTTCATTGGCGGCGTGCCGCGCAGCGGCACCACCCTCATGCGGGCCATGCTGGACGCTCACCCCGAGGTCCGCTGCGGCGAGGAGACCCGGGTCATCCCCCGCATCCTGGCAATGAAGCAGATGTGGAGCCGCTCGGGACGGGAGAAGATGCGGCTGGACGAGGCCGGCGTCACCGACGAGGTCCTGGACTCGGCCATGCAGGCTTTTCTGCTGGAGATCATCGTGAAGCACGGGGAGCCGGCAGCGTACCTGTGCAACAAGGACCCGTTTGCTCTCAAGTCCTTGTCCTACCTGGCCAAGATCTTCCCGCAGGCCAAATTCGTCCTCATGATCCGCGACGGCCGGGCCTCCGTCCACTCGATGATCTCCCGTAAAGTGACCATTGCCGGCTTCGACTTGAACAGCTACCGGGACTGCCTCACCAAGTGGAACCGGGCGATAGAAACTATGTACACTCAGTGCCTGGAGGTTGCAGACAAGTGCCTGCCGGTGCACTACGAGCAGCTGGTCCTGCATCCGGAGAAGTGGATGCGGACGCTGCTGAAATTCCTCAACATTCCCTGGAACGAGGCGGTCTTGCACCACGAGGAGCTCATTGGGAAAGCCGGAGGCGTGTCACTCTCCAA GGTGGAGAGATCCACAGACCAGGTCATCAAGCCTGTCAACGTGGAGGCCTTATCCAAGTGGGTGGGCAAGATCCCTGCCGACGTGCTGAGGGACATGTCCGTCATCGCTCCCATGCTCTCTAGGCTGGGCTACGACCCACACGCCAACCCCCCCAACTATGGAAGGCCCGACCCCAGGGTCCTGGACAACACTCGGCGG
- the tpst1 gene encoding protein-tyrosine sulfotransferase 1 isoform X2 — protein sequence MIGKLKQNLLVACLVISSVTVFYLGRHAMECHHRFEERGHPVVLGSLHAPLRAGQNLSSPFVYSKDMPLIFIGGVPRSGTTLMRAMLDAHPEVRCGEETRVIPRILAMKQMWSRSGREKMRLDEAGVTDEVLDSAMQAFLLEIIVKHGEPAAYLCNKDPFALKSLSYLAKIFPQAKFVLMIRDGRASVHSMISRKVTIAGFDLNSYRDCLTKWNRAIETMYTQCLEVADKCLPVHYEQLVLHPEKWMRTLLKFLNIPWNEAVLHHEELIGKAGGVSLSKVERSTDQVIKPVNVEALSKWVGKIPADVLRDMSVIAPMLSRLGYDPHANPPNYGRPDPRVLDNTRRLQRSPEKPSPS from the exons ATGATTGGGAAGCTCAAGCAGAACCTGCTGGTGGCCTGCCTGGTCATCAGCTCCGTCACAGTCTTCTACCTGGGCCGGCATGCCATGGAGTGTCACCACCGCTTCGAGGAGCGCGGCCACCCGGTGGTGCTCGGGAGCCTCCATGCCCCGCTACGCGCCGGCCAGAACCTTAGCAGCCCGTTTGTCTACAGCAAGGACATGCCCCTCATCTTCATTGGCGGCGTGCCGCGCAGCGGCACCACCCTCATGCGGGCCATGCTGGACGCTCACCCCGAGGTCCGCTGCGGCGAGGAGACCCGGGTCATCCCCCGCATCCTGGCAATGAAGCAGATGTGGAGCCGCTCGGGACGGGAGAAGATGCGGCTGGACGAGGCCGGCGTCACCGACGAGGTCCTGGACTCGGCCATGCAGGCTTTTCTGCTGGAGATCATCGTGAAGCACGGGGAGCCGGCAGCGTACCTGTGCAACAAGGACCCGTTTGCTCTCAAGTCCTTGTCCTACCTGGCCAAGATCTTCCCGCAGGCCAAATTCGTCCTCATGATCCGCGACGGCCGGGCCTCCGTCCACTCGATGATCTCCCGTAAAGTGACCATTGCCGGCTTCGACTTGAACAGCTACCGGGACTGCCTCACCAAGTGGAACCGGGCGATAGAAACTATGTACACTCAGTGCCTGGAGGTTGCAGACAAGTGCCTGCCGGTGCACTACGAGCAGCTGGTCCTGCATCCGGAGAAGTGGATGCGGACGCTGCTGAAATTCCTCAACATTCCCTGGAACGAGGCGGTCTTGCACCACGAGGAGCTCATTGGGAAAGCCGGAGGCGTGTCACTCTCCAA GGTGGAGAGATCCACAGACCAGGTCATCAAGCCTGTCAACGTGGAGGCCTTATCCAAGTGGGTGGGCAAGATCCCTGCCGACGTGCTGAGGGACATGTCCGTCATCGCTCCCATGCTCTCTAGGCTGGGCTACGACCCACACGCCAACCCCCCCAACTATGGAAGGCCCGACCCCAGGGTCCTGGACAACACTCGGCGG